Part of the Candidatus Methanomethylicota archaeon genome, TGTTCCCATAAGCTTAATATTCATAGTTTTCGGTCGATGGAGTATTTACATGAGTTTGTTTGGAGTGTTCCTTTATGGTTTCTCCTTTTATGCTCATCAACCCCCATCGACGAAGATTCAAAGTGAGCTTGTAGATTCATCGTTAACTGGATATGTTTATGGATTATTCTTCTGCATAAACTTCTCCCTAGGATCTGTTTCCTCATCTTTAACTGGGTTTTTGGCTGGGGTTTACGGTTTGGAAGCTGCATATGTTTTCCTTACCGCATTGACGATGCTATCCCTTTTAACCGTAATTATCATGTATGCTAAGTATTCAAAACTTTTCATGGAAAAGCGTTATATGTAATTTGCATATACTTGTTTTTGGTGGCATATATGCTCTTAACATATTTCACTCCATTGAATCGTAGAAAACCCTCTTCAGGCATTTTAGTTAACGATGTAATTATTGATTTGAATTCAGCTTATCAGAGGATTTTGATGGATGAAGGGTTAAGCTATGATGTGGCTAAGCGTAGAAGTTATAAGGTTATGCCTAGAAACATTATGACTTTGATTAGTAGAGGTCCCATAATAATTCCCCTATTGCGTAAGATTGTTGAGGATTTAAATAGATTCATTGGCGTTGAGGGGGTTTCATATAAGTTGAGTGAAGTCAGATTCTATGCCCCTGTGCCTAAACCTGGAAAGCTTATTGGTATTGGATTGAATTATAGGAGTCATGTTGAAGAGACTGGTGGTAAAATTCCAAGTGAACCCATCGTATTCAGTAAGGCTATAACATCCATAATAGGCCCATATGATGACATAATCCTACCAAAAATCTCCAATCAAGTGGATTTTGAGGGTGAACTTGCAGTGGTTATTGGTGCTAAGTGTAAGTATGTGTCGAAGGGTGAAGCTTTAAATTATGTTTTAGGTTTCATGGTGGCTAATGATGTTACTGCTAGGGATTTGGAGTTTGCTGGTGGTTCATTACACTTCTTTAGGAGTAAATCCCTAGACACCTTCTGCCCCATGGGTCCAGGGATCTTGTTGAAGGATTATGTGGATGATTGGCGTAAGTTTAGGATTAAAACCATTTTGAATGGAACTTTGATGCAGAATTCACTGGTTGATGATATGATATTTGGAGTTGAAGATTTGATTAGCCATCTATCTCAAGATATGACTCTAATGCCTGGTGACGTTATATTGACTGGTACGCCTAGTGGTGTGGGCTTTAGGAGGAATCCACCAGTATTCCTCAGGGATGGTGATGTGGTTGAAGTTTGTATTGATGGTATTGGAAGAATTATTAATAAAGTTAGAAAATTAAACAAATAATAAAGCTTCATCAACATCATTATGTATATAATTTTTATGGTAAAGCTTAAATATGGAGTATGCTCCATTATTATTATTTAGGTGTTTCAATGCCTGAAATCGCATGTCTAAACTGTAAACATGCAGAGGTAAATCGCAGTGAACTTTCGCCGAATAACATATTTGTGAAGTGCAATAAGGGGAATTTCGGTGGTAAATGGAAGTTTATGAAGATAGGGAGGGACAGCCACAACTGCTCAATGTTCGAGCCAAAGTAGAGGGCTTCGATCCCTTTAATGGGTAAGCGTTAAATACACACCATATAATACACATTTTTTGGTGATTTCTTGAAGGCATTCGTTTCTGTGGATTTGGAGGGTATGCCATACATAGTTACGCCAGCTCAGCTCAACCTTAGAGGTACATTATATAAGGAGGCTAGGGATATAGCCACAAAGATTACGAATATTGTTTGTGAAGAGCTTTATAAGTGTGGGTTTAGTGGTGTGGTTGTGGCTGATAGTCATGGACCTATGGTTAACTTGAATGTTGAAAACATTCCAGAATATGTGGAGATTGTTAGGGGGTTTCCAAGACCTTTAAGTATGATTGCAGGTTTTGAGGGTTGCGATGCTGCTTTGTTTCTTGGTTATCATGCAAAGTATGGGACTCCCCTATCAACCTTCGATCACACGTATAGTGGTGGAACTATTAGGGAGGTTAAGGTTAACGGTGTACCTGCCAGCGAATTCCTATTGAATGCATATGTTCTAGGCGAATTTAATGTTCCAGTTATACTTGTGGCTGGGGAGGCTAAGTTGATTGATGATGATGTGAAGAGGTTTGCACCATGGATTGAACCAGTCGTTCTTAAGCATTCATTAAGCCGTGTTTCTGCTAAGAGTCAGAGTATGTCCAGAATTGAGGGTGAATTGAGGTCTGCTGTTAAGCGTTCCGTTGAGAAGTTTAAGAATGGCGCTGTTAAGCCTTTAAAAGCGAATCTTCCAGTGGATTTTGAAATCACATTTATTGCCAGTCATTTTGCTGATGTTGCTTCCCTAGCTCCAAATGTTAAGAGGGTTGATGGTTTAACTGTTAAGTTTTCATGTGAGAGTATGGCTTCAGCATACAAGTTCTTTGAACTCCTAATATTGGCTGGTTCTGCTGTGGCAAATATTCTTCAAAGGGATGCTGGCTGATCTTAGGTTTTGAAACTTTAAAAAATAAATTATTTTTTAAAGTTTTACTTCTCTTCCAATCTTGTTTTCCAATGCTTTTTCATAAACCTTTAATGCTGTTGCTGCATCTTGTATTGCCAATCCCACTGATTTGAATAGTGTTATCTCTTTATCGTTTACTCTTCCACTCTTTAATCCAGCCACAATTTCCCCCAGCTCTGCATATATTTTGTCCTTGGTTATCTCCCCCTCATTTATGGGTATTATTAATTCCCCTGCCTCTTTTAAGCATGCTTCATATGAGTCTACCACTACTTTGCTCCTCTTTATGGTGATTGTATCCAGTTCCCTCGCGTCTGGTGTGTGAGCTCCAATTCCATTGATATGTGTGCCCTCTATAAGCCACTCCCCATTGAATACTGGTGTTTTTGATGTTGTGGCTGTGCATATTATTTCACTTTCCTCAACAAGCTTCTTTGGGTCTGTGACTGGTTTTATGTCTATTCCAAGCTTCCTTGACATTTCCTCTGCATATTTCTCCATGGCATCTCTTTTCACGTCGTATACGTATGCCTTCTCTAAATCTCTAACCTTCGTTAATGCCCATAATTGTGTTCTTGCTTGTATTCCAGCTCCAAATATCCCTGCAGTCTTTGCATTCCTTTTGGCTAGGTATTTTGTTGCAACTCCACTTGCAGCTCCAGTTCTCATGGCCGTTATGTATCCCCCCTCCATTATTGCCAGTAGCCTCCCAGTTTTTGCTTCATTTAATAGTATTGTGGCTTGTGTTGTTGGTAGATTGTATTTGTAGTTTTCTGGGTGTACTGAAACCACTTTTACTGCTAATGCATCATTCTCCTCTATGTATGCTGGCATGTAGTATATTATTCCACTATACTTCTTTAGTGGTATGTTGCTTCTAATTGGCATTATAACTTTTCCAAGTGAGAGATTTTTGAATGCCTTTTCCACTTCGTTTATGGTTTCCTCCATTGTCAATATTTTCTCAATGTCCTCTCTACTTATTATTAGAACCACGAGTATTCACCAATTAATGTTATATTGTCTTTATTGGCTTATTAAATGTTTCACATGATTATAGATAGGATTAATGGTATTATGATTGTTATTATGAGTCCATGATATAATGATATCA contains:
- a CDS encoding M55 family metallopeptidase, with the protein product MKAFVSVDLEGMPYIVTPAQLNLRGTLYKEARDIATKITNIVCEELYKCGFSGVVVADSHGPMVNLNVENIPEYVEIVRGFPRPLSMIAGFEGCDAALFLGYHAKYGTPLSTFDHTYSGGTIREVKVNGVPASEFLLNAYVLGEFNVPVILVAGEAKLIDDDVKRFAPWIEPVVLKHSLSRVSAKSQSMSRIEGELRSAVKRSVEKFKNGAVKPLKANLPVDFEITFIASHFADVASLAPNVKRVDGLTVKFSCESMASAYKFFELLILAGSAVANILQRDAG
- a CDS encoding fumarylacetoacetate hydrolase family protein; protein product: MAYMLLTYFTPLNRRKPSSGILVNDVIIDLNSAYQRILMDEGLSYDVAKRRSYKVMPRNIMTLISRGPIIIPLLRKIVEDLNRFIGVEGVSYKLSEVRFYAPVPKPGKLIGIGLNYRSHVEETGGKIPSEPIVFSKAITSIIGPYDDIILPKISNQVDFEGELAVVIGAKCKYVSKGEALNYVLGFMVANDVTARDLEFAGGSLHFFRSKSLDTFCPMGPGILLKDYVDDWRKFRIKTILNGTLMQNSLVDDMIFGVEDLISHLSQDMTLMPGDVILTGTPSGVGFRRNPPVFLRDGDVVEVCIDGIGRIINKVRKLNK